The following are from one region of the Paenibacillus protaetiae genome:
- a CDS encoding CocE/NonD family hydrolase: MRFGGTNVQRGVPCTMRDGVTLYSDIYMPVQEGTYPVLLMRQPYGRMIASTVSHAHPVWYASRGYIVVIQDVRGRGDSEGTFRPFIQEAADGYDAVEWAAALPGSNGKVGMYGFSYQGLTQWAAASEAPPSLKAIAPSMCPADLYHGSFYPFGSFSIGDKLPWAFQLARDTAMRAGDHDAVRLCSEMMRHPEDQLFRVPVLDKHPVLERYFPEYYEWCEHTEYDEYWQDRNWLTKFMEHPVPTLHIGGWYDSYLMGTLRSYEALQSAPAAEGVFHRLIVGPWTHIPWGQKAGGVDHGPHADGNIHEEQVRWFDYWLKGDRFADQAAEPAVKYFEQYSKEWRTADVFPGEQEPGRQRLYLSGSAKPASGALGGGALKLSPEAEEGVPDVFVYDARLPMRLDSYLPADRSAQQDRYEILVYTSEALTEPLHLLGTPKAAIRYETMEGPTDLVAALTALLPDGTARFLSIGRTDIGVDGAEGEDVQRTATIRLRPCGAALMPGTRIRLELTGSAFPLFVRHPNGRAGEKHTSGEERLRIAAVAIGSGGSQPSVLELPII, encoded by the coding sequence ATGCGCTTTGGAGGAACGAATGTACAACGCGGTGTCCCGTGCACGATGCGGGACGGCGTTACTTTATACAGTGATATTTACATGCCGGTGCAAGAAGGAACGTACCCGGTACTGCTGATGAGACAGCCGTACGGCCGGATGATCGCGTCGACCGTCAGCCATGCGCATCCGGTATGGTATGCGAGCCGGGGCTACATCGTTGTCATTCAGGATGTGAGGGGGCGGGGAGATTCGGAAGGCACGTTCCGCCCGTTCATTCAGGAAGCGGCGGACGGTTACGACGCTGTGGAATGGGCGGCGGCGCTGCCCGGCTCGAATGGCAAGGTGGGCATGTACGGCTTTTCCTACCAGGGGCTGACGCAGTGGGCGGCGGCATCCGAAGCGCCGCCTTCCTTGAAGGCGATTGCCCCAAGCATGTGCCCGGCCGATTTGTACCACGGCTCCTTTTATCCGTTTGGCAGCTTCTCTATCGGCGACAAGCTGCCGTGGGCGTTCCAGCTTGCGCGGGATACCGCGATGCGGGCGGGCGACCATGACGCAGTCCGGCTCTGCTCGGAGATGATGCGCCATCCGGAAGATCAGCTGTTCCGCGTGCCGGTGCTGGATAAACATCCGGTGCTGGAGCGGTATTTCCCCGAATATTACGAATGGTGCGAGCATACGGAATATGACGAGTATTGGCAGGACAGAAACTGGCTGACGAAGTTTATGGAGCATCCGGTTCCAACGCTGCATATCGGAGGCTGGTACGATTCCTATCTGATGGGAACGCTCCGGTCGTACGAAGCGCTGCAATCGGCTCCGGCCGCCGAAGGCGTGTTCCACCGCCTGATCGTTGGTCCTTGGACACATATCCCGTGGGGCCAAAAAGCAGGCGGAGTGGATCATGGCCCGCATGCAGACGGAAATATCCATGAGGAGCAGGTCCGCTGGTTCGACTACTGGCTGAAGGGAGACCGCTTCGCGGATCAGGCCGCCGAGCCGGCGGTCAAATATTTCGAGCAATACAGCAAGGAGTGGAGAACGGCCGATGTTTTCCCGGGCGAGCAGGAGCCGGGACGGCAGCGTTTGTATTTGTCCGGTTCCGCGAAGCCGGCAAGCGGCGCGCTTGGCGGCGGAGCTTTAAAGCTGTCGCCGGAGGCGGAGGAAGGCGTCCCGGACGTATTCGTCTACGATGCGCGGCTTCCGATGCGGCTGGACAGTTATTTGCCGGCAGACCGGAGCGCCCAGCAGGACCGTTATGAAATATTGGTGTATACAAGCGAAGCGTTGACAGAACCGCTTCATTTGCTGGGCACGCCAAAGGCGGCAATCCGTTATGAGACGATGGAAGGGCCTACGGATCTTGTAGCTGCGCTGACCGCGCTGCTGCCGGACGGCACGGCCCGGTTTCTGAGCATCGGCCGGACGGATATCGGCGTGGACGGCGCTGAAGGCGAGGATGTCCAGCGCACCGCAACCATCCGGCTGCGGCCGTGTGGCGCAGCGCTTATGCCGGGAACACGAATCCGGCTGGAGCTGACAGGAAGCGCCTTTCCGCTGTTCGTCCGCCATCCGAACGGCCGGGCGGGCGAGAAGCATACCTCCGGCGAGGAGCGGCTTCGAATCGCCGCAGTCGCCATCGGCAGCGGCGGCAGCCAGCCGTCGGTGCTGGAGCTGCCTATTATATAA
- a CDS encoding FAD-binding oxidoreductase, translated as MSMDWKTRLKEQLDPDCLLWDDASLAKYSMDYHHFSPVLARELKDKVAECIVSPRSAEELDLVLSILTEEKVPVTVRGNGTGNYGQAVPLTGGAVINLANMNKVLEIGDGYMRVEPGARLGKMDEAARECGQEVMMMPSTFHTASIGGFISGGFGGIGSITWGTIWDGFVEQITVKTIESPPQTFTLTGDEIRPYLHTYGVVGIISELRVKLAPRVEWMQWAVTFEAWQDAVRFAMELASDDSMMKRLVSVHEWPVSQYFKALKLPAERSAALLEIDEQDERKLLEAISRHGGQIDRRITADKYRKGIGVSDFTWNHTTLWARKADTSLTYLQTTHTWDHVFEEMAVIKSEFPEVMQHLEFNKQAGKLRIAGLPLLTFTSDERLNQLIRRYNEIGASVSNPHTWDLEDGGRSFVHRKLWELKQANDPYLLLNQLKLKEYKPDLTVS; from the coding sequence ATGAGCATGGATTGGAAAACGCGGTTGAAAGAGCAGCTTGATCCGGACTGCCTGCTGTGGGACGATGCTTCGCTGGCTAAATATTCAATGGATTATCATCACTTCTCTCCCGTGCTGGCGCGGGAGCTGAAGGACAAAGTAGCCGAATGCATCGTTTCGCCGCGCAGCGCAGAAGAACTGGATCTCGTTTTATCGATATTGACGGAGGAGAAGGTGCCGGTTACCGTGCGCGGGAACGGCACCGGCAACTACGGGCAGGCGGTTCCGCTTACGGGCGGTGCGGTAATCAACCTCGCCAATATGAACAAGGTGCTGGAGATCGGAGACGGCTATATGCGGGTAGAGCCGGGAGCGCGGCTCGGCAAAATGGACGAAGCGGCGCGCGAATGCGGCCAGGAAGTGATGATGATGCCTTCGACCTTCCATACCGCGTCAATCGGCGGTTTCATTAGCGGCGGTTTTGGCGGGATCGGCTCCATTACATGGGGGACGATCTGGGACGGCTTTGTCGAGCAGATCACGGTCAAAACAATCGAATCGCCGCCGCAGACCTTTACGCTCACCGGCGATGAAATCCGGCCATATCTGCATACGTACGGTGTAGTTGGCATCATTTCCGAGCTGCGGGTCAAGCTGGCTCCGCGTGTGGAATGGATGCAGTGGGCGGTTACGTTTGAAGCGTGGCAGGATGCGGTCCGTTTTGCGATGGAGCTTGCCTCCGACGATTCCATGATGAAACGGCTTGTATCGGTGCATGAATGGCCGGTTTCGCAATATTTCAAGGCATTAAAGCTGCCGGCGGAACGTTCCGCCGCCCTGCTTGAAATCGACGAGCAAGACGAGCGGAAGCTGCTGGAAGCGATCAGCCGCCACGGGGGCCAAATAGACCGCCGCATAACGGCCGACAAATACCGGAAAGGGATCGGCGTATCCGATTTTACGTGGAACCATACAACCTTATGGGCACGCAAAGCCGATACGAGCCTGACCTATTTGCAAACGACGCATACTTGGGACCATGTATTTGAAGAAATGGCCGTCATTAAAAGCGAATTCCCGGAAGTGATGCAGCATCTGGAGTTTAACAAGCAGGCCGGAAAGCTGCGAATCGCCGGGCTGCCGCTGCTGACGTTTACATCGGATGAAAGGCTGAACCAGCTGATCCGCCGCTACAACGAGATTGGCGCTTCGGTCAGCAACCCGCATACATGGGATTTGGAAGACGGCGGACGTTCATTTGTCCATCGGAAGCTGTGGGAACTGAAGCAAGCGAACGACCCTTATCTGCTGCTAAACCAGCTGAAGCTGAAAGAATATAAGCCTGACCTGACCGTATCCTAA
- a CDS encoding ABC transporter substrate-binding protein yields the protein MKKTSRPKMFKLHAVVMAISVSALLLSACGNNNNSAVSAGTPEGGKVSAKVTTVTNWFAQAEHGGVYAALEEGFYKDAGLDMTITPGGPQISATQIVASGKAEFGMAQADEILLARQNGIPLVALFASFQTNPQGLVVHKDAGIASPDNLHGKSVYVSSGAGYWEYLKKAYSLSDVKQMAYTGSAAPFLADSNVVLQGYVTSEPFEMKNQNVDVDFLLNADFGYNPYGNVLFTTEDYLKKHGDVVKAFVEATAKGFEAYKTDYKTINEAIQKESPDMTTEKLTYASETMMPLVFDGDAKEHGVGYMSKERWETLAKQMTDTGLLDKMPDVSEVYTDEYFTK from the coding sequence ATGAAAAAGACATCCCGACCTAAAATGTTTAAGCTGCATGCTGTTGTAATGGCAATATCTGTATCCGCCCTTCTGCTGAGCGCCTGCGGCAATAACAATAATAGCGCCGTATCGGCCGGAACGCCGGAAGGCGGCAAAGTTTCGGCCAAAGTCACAACCGTGACGAACTGGTTTGCCCAAGCGGAGCACGGCGGGGTGTACGCAGCGCTGGAGGAAGGTTTTTATAAGGATGCCGGCCTCGATATGACGATTACCCCTGGCGGCCCGCAAATTTCTGCGACCCAAATCGTTGCTTCCGGCAAAGCGGAGTTTGGCATGGCGCAAGCCGATGAAATTTTGCTCGCCCGCCAAAACGGCATCCCGCTCGTCGCGTTGTTCGCATCGTTCCAAACGAACCCGCAAGGTCTCGTTGTACATAAAGACGCGGGTATTGCTTCCCCGGACAATCTGCACGGCAAAAGCGTCTATGTATCCAGCGGCGCCGGCTACTGGGAATATTTGAAGAAGGCGTACAGCTTGTCGGATGTGAAGCAAATGGCTTACACCGGATCGGCAGCGCCGTTCCTGGCGGATTCCAATGTCGTGCTGCAAGGTTATGTCACCAGCGAGCCGTTTGAAATGAAAAACCAAAACGTAGACGTCGACTTCCTGCTGAACGCCGATTTTGGCTATAACCCGTACGGCAACGTGCTGTTTACGACGGAAGATTATTTGAAGAAACACGGCGATGTCGTCAAAGCGTTTGTCGAAGCGACGGCTAAAGGCTTTGAAGCGTACAAAACCGACTATAAAACGATCAACGAAGCGATCCAAAAAGAAAGCCCCGACATGACAACGGAGAAATTGACCTATGCATCGGAAACGATGATGCCGCTTGTGTTTGACGGCGACGCGAAGGAGCATGGCGTAGGGTATATGTCGAAGGAACGCTGGGAGACGCTTGCCAAACAAATGACGGATACCGGGCTGCTGGACAAAATGCCGGACGTATCCGAAGTGTACACGGACGAATATTTCACGAAATAA
- the ggt gene encoding gamma-glutamyltransferase has translation MGKPVVGTDVMVVSPHYLASAAGARMLERGGNAFDAAVAVSACLAVVYPHMTGLGGDSFWLTYHHSDGQVRGYNASGRSAGRAERAAFAGEAAIPVRGARSAVTVPGMADGWHAVHREYGRLSFAEVLEPAIGYAAGGFPMSPDQYEHTAAHRLMLAADPAAASVYVPGGRVTRTGERFVQQQLARTLRGLAQGGKDYFYKGEAALEITRYLKECGGLLDREDFADHHGDWVEPVQGSYRGRDVYQMPPNSQGFAGLMALQVLDRFDLSAVPHGSYEYYHLLVEALKLSFKDRNAYLTDPVFHPVPLERLLSRAYAAELAAQIRMDRAFDFASPSVGNDTAYAAVIDKEGNAVSFIQSLYFEFGSGTAGGETGVLLQNRGSFFSLDPGHVNRLMPRKRTFHTLMPGMAFTDGRPSHLFGTQGGEGQPQTQAALLTRMIDYGMDPQRAIDEPRFVWGRTWGAPTMELKLESRIDGGVMEKLAAAGHLVRRVAPFDGIVGHAHAIYIDEQGFRSGGTDPRCDGAAIGW, from the coding sequence ATGGGGAAACCGGTTGTAGGTACGGATGTAATGGTTGTAAGCCCGCATTATTTGGCATCGGCCGCAGGAGCAAGGATGCTGGAGCGGGGCGGCAATGCTTTTGACGCCGCCGTTGCCGTCAGCGCGTGCCTTGCTGTCGTTTATCCGCATATGACGGGGCTTGGCGGCGATTCCTTCTGGCTGACGTATCACCATAGCGACGGACAGGTGCGCGGATACAATGCCAGCGGCCGGTCGGCCGGACGGGCCGAGCGGGCGGCGTTTGCGGGGGAAGCGGCCATTCCGGTAAGGGGCGCGCGCAGCGCCGTCACCGTTCCGGGTATGGCGGACGGCTGGCATGCCGTACATCGCGAATACGGCAGGTTAAGTTTCGCGGAGGTGCTGGAGCCGGCAATCGGTTACGCTGCGGGCGGGTTTCCGATGTCGCCCGACCAGTATGAGCATACGGCCGCGCACCGTTTGATGCTGGCGGCGGATCCGGCCGCCGCATCCGTGTATGTGCCGGGAGGCCGGGTCACGCGGACGGGCGAACGTTTCGTGCAGCAGCAGCTGGCTCGTACATTGCGGGGGCTGGCGCAAGGCGGCAAAGATTATTTTTATAAAGGGGAAGCTGCGCTTGAAATAACCCGTTATTTGAAGGAGTGCGGAGGGTTGCTTGACCGGGAAGACTTTGCCGATCATCACGGGGATTGGGTTGAGCCTGTTCAGGGCTCCTACCGGGGACGGGATGTGTACCAAATGCCGCCGAACTCGCAAGGCTTCGCCGGCCTGATGGCGCTGCAGGTGCTGGACCGGTTTGATTTGTCTGCTGTTCCGCACGGCTCTTATGAGTATTATCATCTGCTTGTCGAAGCGTTGAAGCTGAGCTTTAAGGACCGGAACGCGTATTTGACCGACCCTGTCTTTCATCCCGTCCCGCTTGAACGGCTGCTAAGCCGGGCTTATGCGGCGGAGCTTGCCGCGCAAATCCGAATGGACCGCGCGTTTGATTTTGCCAGCCCTTCCGTCGGCAATGATACGGCATACGCCGCTGTCATCGACAAGGAAGGGAATGCGGTTTCTTTTATTCAAAGCTTATATTTCGAGTTCGGATCGGGAACGGCCGGCGGGGAGACGGGAGTGCTGCTGCAAAACCGGGGTTCTTTCTTTTCGCTTGATCCGGGCCATGTGAACCGTCTGATGCCGCGCAAACGGACGTTTCATACGCTTATGCCGGGCATGGCGTTTACGGATGGCCGCCCAAGCCATCTGTTCGGGACGCAGGGCGGAGAAGGGCAGCCGCAAACCCAGGCGGCACTATTGACGCGGATGATTGATTACGGCATGGATCCGCAGCGGGCGATTGACGAACCCCGTTTTGTATGGGGGCGCACTTGGGGGGCGCCAACGATGGAGCTGAAGCTGGAAAGCCGCATCGACGGCGGGGTCATGGAGAAGCTGGCTGCCGCGGGGCATTTGGTGCGGCGAGTAGCGCCGTTTGACGGCATTGTCGGCCATGCGCACGCCATTTACATCGACGAGCAGGGCTTTCGCAGCGGCGGAACGGATCCGCGTTGTGATGGAGCCGCTATCGGCTGGTGA
- a CDS encoding cysteine hydrolase family protein produces the protein MFRLGHPSNYWCISGSDVNLVRHPLPRRIVTIDAEPQMLTLDLSHTAIIVVDMQNDFCSEGGWVDSIGGDFEALQAPVGPLNRLLPALRQEEVPVIWLNWGNRPDRLNLSPSVLHVYNSDGEGSGIGDPLPLNGSRVLEKGSWGADLVPELVQAPGDIYVDKYRMSGFWDTPLDSILRNMNIRTVLFAGVNLDQCVMATLQDAVNCGYDSILLADCAATNSPGFCAEAALYNIKQCYGFVSDSGELVQAMAAQLKTSV, from the coding sequence ATGTTTCGGCTTGGCCATCCCTCAAATTATTGGTGCATCTCCGGAAGCGACGTTAATCTTGTCCGCCACCCGCTTCCGCGGCGAATTGTCACAATTGACGCGGAGCCGCAAATGCTGACCTTGGATTTAAGCCATACCGCCATCATCGTGGTTGATATGCAAAACGATTTTTGCAGCGAAGGCGGCTGGGTGGACAGCATCGGCGGCGACTTCGAAGCGCTTCAGGCGCCGGTCGGGCCGCTGAACCGGCTCCTTCCCGCTTTGCGGCAGGAGGAGGTGCCGGTCATCTGGCTGAACTGGGGCAACCGCCCCGACCGGCTGAACTTAAGCCCGTCCGTTCTGCATGTGTACAACAGTGACGGCGAGGGCAGCGGCATCGGCGATCCGCTGCCGCTGAACGGCTCCCGCGTGCTGGAGAAGGGCAGCTGGGGAGCGGACCTTGTACCGGAGCTGGTGCAGGCGCCGGGCGATATCTACGTGGATAAATACCGGATGAGCGGTTTTTGGGATACGCCGCTGGACAGTATTTTGCGGAATATGAATATCCGCACCGTGTTGTTTGCAGGCGTTAATTTGGATCAATGCGTCATGGCAACTTTGCAGGATGCGGTCAATTGCGGTTACGACAGTATATTGCTGGCCGACTGCGCCGCAACGAACTCGCCCGGTTTTTGTGCGGAGGCGGCTTTGTACAACATTAAGCAATGTTACGGCTTCGTGTCCGATTCGGGCGAGCTGGTGCAGGCAATGGCGGCCCAGTTGAAAACGAGCGTGTAG
- a CDS encoding ABC transporter ATP-binding protein yields MTTTNELTTAAIPASGSSVLVSLNQVGKVYPNGTVAVQNANLAVTEGEFLCFVGPSGCGKSTIFNMITGLTSHTEGGLSVLGTTPFQARRHNEIAFVFQEHTLLPWTNLLENVTLPLKLRGIPRKTRIEEGQRVLELVGLKDYMKVLPRQLSGGMKMRVSIARALISRPKLLLMDEPFGALDEITRQTLQDELLRIWQQDKQMTVLFITHNVFEAVFLSTRVVVMTPRPGKIAQVVDIPQPFPRNETFRTAHEFSDYVRLISGALQH; encoded by the coding sequence ATGACGACAACAAACGAGCTTACAACGGCGGCAATCCCCGCCAGCGGCAGCAGCGTGCTGGTTAGCTTGAATCAGGTCGGCAAAGTTTACCCGAATGGAACGGTAGCCGTACAGAACGCGAATCTTGCAGTGACGGAAGGCGAATTTTTATGTTTTGTAGGACCGTCGGGATGCGGCAAATCAACCATATTCAATATGATTACCGGGCTGACCTCTCATACGGAAGGCGGCTTGTCCGTACTCGGAACAACACCGTTCCAGGCGAGGCGGCATAATGAAATCGCGTTTGTGTTCCAGGAGCATACGCTGCTCCCCTGGACGAACCTGCTGGAGAATGTAACCTTGCCGCTGAAGCTTCGGGGCATTCCGCGAAAAACGAGAATCGAAGAAGGACAACGAGTACTGGAGCTTGTTGGCCTGAAGGATTACATGAAAGTGCTGCCCCGCCAGCTGTCAGGCGGCATGAAGATGAGGGTGTCCATTGCCAGGGCGCTGATCTCCCGTCCGAAGCTGCTGCTGATGGATGAACCGTTTGGAGCTTTGGATGAGATTACCCGCCAAACTTTGCAGGATGAGCTGCTTCGCATTTGGCAGCAAGATAAGCAAATGACGGTATTGTTCATTACCCATAACGTTTTTGAAGCGGTCTTTTTGTCCACGAGGGTTGTCGTAATGACGCCGAGGCCGGGCAAAATTGCACAAGTTGTCGACATCCCGCAGCCGTTTCCGCGGAATGAGACGTTCCGCACGGCGCATGAATTCAGCGATTATGTACGCCTCATTTCCGGCGCGCTTCAGCATTGA
- a CDS encoding Lrp/AsnC family transcriptional regulator produces MNEYEAAIVEIDDIDRKIIGALNKNGRISYTDLAKDIGLSRVAVQARINALMDNGVIERFTAVINPEKIGIQVSAFFNVDVEPKHLHDVADKLADDPFVTSLYHMSGPSKLHMHGLFKNNREMEEFLREKLYQMPGVTSVDCQVLINRYKSRMGMRL; encoded by the coding sequence ATGAACGAATACGAAGCTGCTATTGTTGAAATTGATGACATTGACCGCAAAATCATCGGGGCATTAAATAAAAACGGCAGAATATCTTACACAGACCTTGCTAAAGATATCGGCTTATCCCGGGTTGCCGTACAGGCGCGCATCAATGCGCTGATGGATAACGGTGTAATTGAAAGGTTTACGGCGGTCATTAATCCGGAAAAAATCGGCATTCAGGTCTCCGCTTTTTTCAATGTGGATGTAGAGCCCAAACATTTGCATGATGTAGCCGACAAGCTGGCGGACGATCCGTTTGTGACCAGCTTGTATCATATGAGCGGCCCCAGCAAACTCCATATGCACGGGCTGTTCAAGAACAACCGCGAGATGGAAGAGTTCCTGCGGGAGAAGCTTTATCAAATGCCCGGCGTCACAAGCGTAGACTGCCAGGTGCTTATTAACCGGTACAAGAGCCGGATGGGAATGAGGCTGTAG
- a CDS encoding cupin domain-containing protein codes for MATIPGLVYGNFEDCPVHKISARDTNKFVLLCDRTEVPFVSFVEIFDVGGRTPSNEHQEASEYFYVLKGTGLAKVGEFETPLKQGSFVIVPPGNHHDIINTGDEKLYTLTTMIPDERFSDLIKAGPKASLDEDDLQVLKAAFAG; via the coding sequence ATGGCGACAATTCCAGGGTTGGTATACGGCAATTTCGAGGATTGCCCGGTCCATAAAATTTCCGCGCGGGATACGAATAAGTTTGTGCTGCTGTGCGACCGGACGGAGGTTCCGTTTGTGTCGTTTGTTGAAATTTTTGATGTAGGCGGCCGAACGCCTTCCAATGAGCATCAGGAAGCTTCGGAATATTTTTACGTGTTGAAAGGAACGGGATTGGCGAAGGTCGGCGAATTCGAAACACCGCTGAAGCAGGGCTCCTTCGTTATTGTGCCTCCCGGCAACCATCACGACATTATTAACACGGGCGACGAGAAGCTGTATACACTGACGACGATGATTCCGGACGAACGGTTTTCGGATTTGATCAAAGCCGGGCCTAAAGCGAGCCTGGACGAAGACGATTTGCAAGTGCTGAAGGCGGCTTTCGCCGGTTAG
- a CDS encoding ABC transporter permease encodes MAKQWVPAAADSGRRLDTKTNSGSSVRNSQKTENILLKTFRSVFPPFVVFLIVVGGWELVARAADIKPYLLPKPTDIVKAAADNWSNLMVSVGTTVSEAVFGFLASVVLGVVLAVLLAMNKMIEKSVYPYAIILQTIPIVAIAPIIVIWFGAGLNAIVIISFLISFFPILSNTLIGLNSTDQNMKNLFYLYNATKLQTIIRLRIPAALPYIVAGLKISCSMSVIGAIVGEYIAGIGGGKGGLGYAITVASTRLQTAYLFACGLSAAVLGIVFFLLINQLSKWLLSSWHESEMRN; translated from the coding sequence ATGGCAAAACAATGGGTGCCAGCAGCAGCTGACAGCGGCAGGCGGTTAGATACGAAGACAAACTCCGGCAGTTCTGTCCGTAATAGTCAGAAAACAGAAAATATTCTGCTTAAAACGTTCCGAAGCGTGTTTCCCCCGTTTGTCGTCTTTCTCATTGTCGTTGGCGGCTGGGAGCTGGTCGCGAGAGCGGCGGACATTAAGCCGTACCTGCTGCCGAAGCCGACGGACATCGTCAAGGCGGCTGCGGATAACTGGAGCAATCTGATGGTTTCGGTCGGCACCACGGTATCGGAAGCGGTATTTGGCTTTTTGGCAAGCGTCGTGCTTGGCGTCGTTCTGGCGGTGCTGCTGGCCATGAATAAAATGATCGAAAAAAGCGTGTATCCTTACGCCATCATTCTTCAAACGATCCCCATCGTAGCTATAGCGCCGATTATCGTCATCTGGTTTGGCGCAGGCCTAAACGCCATTGTCATCATCTCGTTCCTGATCAGCTTTTTCCCGATCTTGTCCAATACGCTCATCGGGCTGAACTCAACCGATCAGAACATGAAAAACCTGTTTTACTTGTATAATGCCACGAAGCTGCAGACCATTATCCGCCTCCGCATTCCGGCGGCGCTGCCTTATATCGTAGCGGGCTTGAAAATCTCATGCTCGATGTCGGTAATCGGCGCCATTGTCGGCGAATACATCGCAGGCATCGGCGGAGGAAAAGGCGGCCTCGGCTACGCCATTACCGTTGCTTCAACCCGGCTCCAAACGGCTTATTTGTTCGCTTGCGGCCTGTCGGCCGCCGTGCTCGGCATCGTGTTCTTCCTGCTGATTAACCAGCTGTCCAAATGGCTGCTCAGCTCCTGGCATGAATCGGAAATGCGCAATTAA
- a CDS encoding amidase, whose product MNDSWNAFFREDIRLEATGSGLLDGKTFGLKDVFAVKGHVSGAGNPDWLRTHEPAERNAAVVDRLLAQGARLRGMTHTDELMYSLNGQNFHYGTPINPKAPDRLPGGSSSGSAVAVAAGLTDFAIGTDTGGSVRVPSAYCGIYGIRPTHGAVTADGLIPLAPRFDTVGWMARNARLLLQVGEALLPDAAAGGGFTRLYWPEEAWAMADEPSAALLKPIAERLAADIAPPEAITVAPEGLDEWMRVFRVLQGLEIGEIHGAWIKRESPVFEPSIAERFDWAAGLKRSESEGEERLCREIRARLRGLLADGGLLVLPTIPGPPPHRDIGGKANEERRSRTMQLSCIAGLSGLPQVTIPAAAADGAPIGLSVIAGAGEDLKLLRWVDGWTSRHSSLLAQS is encoded by the coding sequence ATGAACGACTCGTGGAACGCATTTTTTCGTGAAGATATCCGTCTTGAAGCAACCGGCAGCGGCTTGCTGGACGGAAAGACGTTTGGGCTAAAAGATGTATTTGCCGTCAAAGGGCATGTGTCCGGCGCGGGCAATCCGGATTGGCTGCGCACGCATGAGCCGGCCGAACGGAACGCCGCCGTCGTAGACCGGCTTCTGGCGCAAGGCGCCCGGCTTCGCGGGATGACGCATACCGACGAGCTGATGTACAGCTTGAACGGGCAAAATTTCCATTACGGCACGCCTATTAATCCAAAAGCGCCGGACCGGCTGCCGGGCGGCTCGTCCAGCGGCTCGGCGGTTGCCGTAGCCGCTGGATTAACCGATTTTGCCATCGGCACCGATACCGGCGGCTCGGTCCGCGTGCCTTCCGCTTATTGCGGCATATACGGCATTCGCCCGACACACGGTGCCGTAACGGCGGACGGCCTCATTCCGCTGGCTCCGCGTTTCGATACCGTCGGCTGGATGGCGCGGAATGCCCGCTTGCTGCTGCAGGTTGGAGAAGCGCTGCTGCCGGACGCTGCCGCAGGCGGCGGGTTCACCCGGCTGTACTGGCCGGAAGAGGCATGGGCGATGGCCGATGAGCCAAGCGCTGCTCTGCTGAAGCCAATTGCCGAGCGGCTTGCGGCGGATATTGCACCGCCTGAGGCGATAACTGTCGCCCCGGAAGGGCTTGATGAATGGATGCGGGTATTCCGCGTCCTGCAGGGGCTGGAGATCGGAGAGATACACGGCGCTTGGATTAAACGGGAAAGCCCGGTGTTTGAGCCAAGCATTGCCGAACGGTTTGATTGGGCCGCAGGGCTGAAACGGAGCGAAAGCGAAGGGGAAGAGCGGCTGTGCCGCGAAATCCGGGCAAGGCTGCGCGGCCTGCTGGCGGATGGCGGGCTGCTCGTGCTGCCTACGATTCCAGGCCCGCCGCCGCATCGCGATATCGGCGGCAAAGCCAACGAAGAGCGGCGTTCGCGTACGATGCAGCTGTCGTGTATCGCCGGTTTATCCGGCTTGCCGCAAGTGACGATCCCCGCTGCGGCTGCAGACGGAGCGCCAATTGGCTTATCCGTCATCGCGGGAGCGGGCGAGGATTTGAAGCTGCTGCGCTGGGTAGACGGCTGGACGTCCCGCCACTCGAGCTTGTTGGCGCAAAGCTGA